A window from Fibrobacter sp. encodes these proteins:
- the nuoL gene encoding NADH-quinone oxidoreductase subunit L — translation MINDISISYLIFLMPLLTFVVNGLFLGKRSAKGAAAFAIVCNGIAMVSAIMLAVNYFSSGIAPQKAILFEIPFLKFAESFVANIGLLVDPLSIMMLVVVTFIAFMVNIYSVGYMRGDRAEGRFFALLSLFSFSMLGLVAATNLFQMFIFWELVGVSSYLLIGFWYHKPSAVSASKQAFILTRFADSFFLLGIVIVSFVAQSFDFNTLNGLTMDAFKAQFIDLGLMTVSKAEALVLGGVLIFTGGWGKSAMFPMHIWLPNAMEGPTPVSSIIHSATMVVAGVYLVARLFPFFALSGSTMNLIMVVGAFTMVFAAVIACTQKDIKRILAYSTLSQLGYMMFSLGACHMGDAVVTTGWTASTYHIFTHAFFKCSLFLIAGSLIHQVHTNDLDAMGGLRKKMPLTYICALISILAISGIPPFSGFFSKDEIILTAFQAHHYVVFGLALLTSGLTTFYMFRLFFLAFHGAPRSESVKAGHVHEDFFMTLPIAILAVPALASGFAAKGLFEHFFVPGKLNVPQLTQVAEAHWIPYVAVAIAVVALLIAWVLYASPKAKVERALDDTNRGGIYKVVYHKFYFDEMYYAVVRQFVIGGIARVARFIQDYIIEGILAFVVWFVHRMGDLVRTAQSGNLTFYLGSLVVGVLLWYFFGQLPF, via the coding sequence ATGATTAACGACATCTCTATCAGCTATCTTATTTTCCTGATGCCGCTTCTTACCTTTGTGGTGAACGGGCTCTTTTTGGGCAAGCGTTCCGCCAAGGGTGCTGCAGCATTCGCCATCGTTTGCAACGGCATCGCCATGGTTTCCGCCATTATGCTGGCGGTGAACTACTTCAGTTCCGGCATTGCTCCCCAAAAGGCAATCCTTTTCGAGATTCCCTTCTTGAAGTTTGCCGAAAGCTTTGTGGCAAACATCGGCCTTCTGGTGGACCCCCTATCCATCATGATGCTTGTTGTGGTAACATTCATCGCCTTCATGGTGAACATCTACAGCGTTGGCTACATGAGAGGCGACCGCGCCGAAGGCCGCTTCTTTGCGCTGCTTTCTCTGTTCAGTTTCAGCATGCTTGGGCTGGTTGCCGCCACCAACCTTTTCCAGATGTTCATCTTCTGGGAACTGGTGGGCGTTTCCAGCTACCTGCTGATCGGCTTCTGGTACCACAAGCCTTCTGCGGTGAGCGCATCCAAGCAGGCATTCATCCTTACCCGATTCGCCGACAGTTTCTTCCTGTTGGGCATCGTGATTGTAAGTTTTGTCGCCCAGAGTTTCGACTTTAATACATTGAATGGTCTTACCATGGACGCGTTCAAGGCCCAGTTCATTGATCTTGGACTTATGACGGTTTCCAAGGCAGAGGCTCTGGTTCTCGGCGGCGTCTTGATTTTCACCGGTGGCTGGGGCAAGTCCGCCATGTTCCCCATGCACATTTGGCTTCCCAACGCCATGGAAGGTCCTACCCCGGTGTCTTCCATCATTCACAGTGCCACCATGGTGGTGGCAGGCGTTTACCTGGTCGCTCGCTTGTTCCCCTTCTTCGCTCTCAGCGGAAGCACCATGAACTTGATCATGGTAGTAGGCGCATTCACCATGGTTTTCGCCGCAGTGATTGCTTGTACCCAGAAGGATATTAAGCGCATTCTCGCTTACTCCACTCTTTCTCAGCTGGGCTACATGATGTTCTCCCTGGGTGCTTGCCACATGGGTGACGCAGTGGTAACCACCGGCTGGACAGCATCTACCTACCACATTTTCACCCACGCATTCTTCAAGTGCAGCTTGTTCCTGATTGCGGGTTCCTTGATCCATCAGGTTCACACCAACGATCTTGACGCCATGGGCGGCCTCCGCAAGAAGATGCCCTTGACCTACATCTGCGCATTGATTTCCATTCTGGCCATTTCAGGCATTCCGCCGTTCTCCGGTTTCTTCTCCAAGGACGAAATCATCTTGACGGCTTTCCAGGCACATCACTACGTTGTGTTCGGCTTGGCTTTGCTGACTAGCGGTCTCACCACCTTCTACATGTTCCGTCTGTTCTTCCTCGCTTTCCATGGTGCTCCGCGTTCCGAAAGCGTGAAGGCAGGTCATGTTCACGAAGATTTCTTCATGACCCTTCCCATCGCCATCTTGGCAGTGCCTGCTCTGGCTAGCGGTTTTGCCGCAAAGGGTCTGTTCGAGCATTTCTTCGTGCCGGGCAAGCTTAATGTACCGCAGTTGACTCAAGTGGCAGAAGCCCACTGGATTCCCTACGTTGCCGTAGCCATTGCTGTAGTGGCCCTGCTGATTGCCTGGGTCCTTTACGCAAGCCCCAAGGCAAAGGTTGAACGTGCTCTTGACGACACCAACCGCGGCGGCATCTACAAGGTTGTTTACCACAAGTTCTATTTCGACGAAATGTACTACGCCGTGGTTCGCCAGTTTGTTATCGGCGGCATCGCCCGCGTAGCAAGGTTCATCCAGGACTACATCATCGAAGGCATCTTGGCCTTTGTGGTTTGGTTCGTTCATAGAATGGGCGACCTGGTCCGTACCGCTCAAAGTGGTAACTTGACATTCTACCTTGGATCCTTGGTAGTCGGTGTACTGCTGTGGTATTTCTTTGGTCAGCTTCCGTTTTAA
- a CDS encoding NADH-quinone oxidoreductase subunit M yields MKLIKGIHAFSGTFVLALVGYLTYRVYTLSGAPIDENAAPLALRFFTDIPWLNGLNAHYIVGADGLNIFLLLLTAVIVWGGILVSWEIKGNQKVFFALIQMLATSVYGVFMSIDLVLFFVFYEMEALCMYLMIAGYGSGRKDYGGKKLTLTLAFGSSMILATLFGLYFEGGASSWSIVELSKVTLPMEFQMWAFPLMFMGFAVSSSLFPFHFWSPDGHASAPTAVSMLAAGVMMKMGAYGCLRVAMFLMPEAAKIWLPYVVALLIFNVVLGPFIALRHKDLKYITAYSSISHLGLIFLGLAALTPVGLRGASLQMISHGFLTGLFFATIGMIYERTHTRDITEMGGIMRKVPFLGVGFAIAGFAGLGLPGFSGFVAESNIFIGAFAQESTLTRIVTILAILSITTTAVYILQTANRMLHGNMPAKYESLTDANCREKIVVVVLVLCLLLIGIFPGWIADMLDQSIAPIFAKISAAAATAPVVGG; encoded by the coding sequence ATGAAACTGATTAAAGGCATCCATGCCTTTTCCGGAACTTTCGTTCTGGCATTGGTTGGATATCTAACCTACCGAGTCTACACACTGTCCGGAGCCCCCATTGACGAAAATGCAGCTCCGCTTGCTCTTCGCTTCTTTACAGACATTCCCTGGCTCAATGGCCTCAACGCCCACTACATTGTAGGCGCAGATGGTCTCAACATCTTCCTGCTGCTATTGACAGCTGTCATCGTATGGGGCGGCATCCTGGTGAGCTGGGAAATCAAGGGAAACCAGAAAGTATTCTTCGCCTTAATCCAGATGCTTGCAACCAGCGTCTACGGCGTATTCATGAGCATTGACCTGGTGCTGTTCTTCGTATTCTACGAAATGGAAGCCCTGTGCATGTACCTGATGATCGCAGGCTACGGTTCCGGCCGCAAGGATTACGGCGGTAAGAAACTTACCTTGACTCTCGCCTTCGGCTCTTCCATGATTCTGGCAACCTTGTTCGGCCTCTACTTCGAAGGCGGAGCATCCAGCTGGAGCATTGTTGAACTTTCCAAGGTTACCCTCCCCATGGAATTCCAGATGTGGGCATTCCCGCTGATGTTCATGGGCTTTGCAGTCAGCTCATCCTTGTTCCCCTTCCATTTTTGGAGCCCGGACGGCCACGCCTCTGCACCTACCGCAGTTTCTATGCTAGCTGCAGGCGTCATGATGAAGATGGGCGCCTACGGATGCCTTCGTGTGGCCATGTTCCTGATGCCGGAAGCAGCAAAGATTTGGCTTCCCTACGTTGTAGCATTACTGATCTTCAACGTGGTTCTTGGTCCCTTCATTGCACTCCGTCACAAGGACCTCAAGTACATCACGGCCTACAGTTCCATTAGCCACTTGGGCCTCATCTTCCTTGGCCTTGCAGCCCTTACCCCGGTGGGTCTTCGCGGTGCAAGTCTCCAGATGATTTCCCATGGTTTCCTGACCGGATTGTTCTTCGCTACCATCGGTATGATCTACGAGCGTACTCATACCCGCGACATTACTGAAATGGGCGGCATTATGCGCAAGGTTCCGTTCCTGGGCGTAGGCTTTGCCATCGCAGGTTTTGCAGGTCTCGGCCTGCCGGGCTTTAGCGGATTCGTTGCCGAAAGCAACATCTTCATCGGCGCTTTCGCACAGGAATCCACCCTCACCCGCATCGTAACCATTCTTGCAATTCTTTCCATTACCACAACGGCAGTTTACATTCTGCAGACAGCAAACCGCATGCTCCACGGCAACATGCCCGCCAAGTACGAATCCTTGACCGATGCAAACTGCCGAGAAAAGATTGTGGTTGTAGTTCTGGTGCTTTGCCTGCTCTTGATTGGTATTTTCCCGGGTTGGATTGCCGATATGCTGGACCAAAGCATTGCCCCGATTTTCGCAAAGATTTCCGCAGCCGCTGCCACGGCACCGGTAGTTGGAGGTTAA
- a CDS encoding NADH-quinone oxidoreductase subunit N, whose product MSFEIPNFILPDLILLVLPFLVIGCRLLVKNSKLPWCLACIGLIAVFIWLNVLPLVGGSGNHFISNWRVDDFGILMREVLTLSAILGLLLAKDYFDHDADGKPQLHQIAEFAGTVAFATFGGYIVVSACDLLTFFLGLEMATIPMYILTAWNKKDLLGSEAATKYILMGSVATAFELFGFSYLYGFAGSIHFDAIYSAAAAGTSPLLWIAVLFLFCGIGFKLTLFPFYTWAPDVYEGAPSPVTALLAVTSKATAIAFLVILVFGPLAPVQQQIAPLIAILAGVTLFVGNLGALKQSRLRRFMAYSSIAQAGYIMVALLGPVGMSKTAIIYYLFIYTLANYLAFFVFGIIGHHREESFDSLKGLSKQSVSLATALAVAMFSLAGIPPLAGFFGKFHLFFSGASTGHYGLVVFAVLNNVLALYYYLQVIKSAWADEPEKELSPLQMTMRQRVTIVLLTAAVILIGLLPFLSNNIFAGMSL is encoded by the coding sequence ATGAGTTTTGAAATTCCAAACTTCATTCTTCCTGACTTGATTCTCTTGGTCCTTCCGTTCCTGGTAATCGGATGTCGTCTGCTAGTCAAGAATTCCAAGCTTCCCTGGTGTCTTGCCTGTATCGGCTTGATTGCCGTGTTCATTTGGCTAAACGTTCTGCCTCTTGTTGGCGGCAGTGGCAACCACTTCATCAGTAACTGGCGTGTAGACGACTTTGGCATCTTGATGCGCGAAGTGCTTACCTTAAGTGCGATCCTGGGTCTGCTCTTGGCTAAGGATTACTTCGATCACGATGCCGATGGCAAACCCCAGCTGCACCAGATTGCGGAATTTGCAGGTACAGTCGCTTTCGCAACCTTCGGCGGCTACATTGTGGTTTCCGCCTGTGACTTGCTCACGTTCTTCCTGGGCCTTGAAATGGCGACCATTCCCATGTACATTCTGACTGCATGGAACAAGAAGGATCTCTTGGGTTCCGAAGCGGCCACCAAGTACATCTTGATGGGTTCCGTGGCAACCGCATTTGAGTTGTTCGGTTTCAGCTATCTGTATGGTTTTGCAGGATCCATTCATTTCGACGCAATTTATAGCGCCGCTGCAGCAGGCACATCCCCGTTGCTTTGGATCGCCGTTCTGTTCCTCTTCTGCGGAATCGGCTTCAAGCTGACCTTGTTCCCCTTCTACACCTGGGCTCCGGATGTTTACGAAGGTGCCCCCAGCCCAGTCACTGCACTTCTGGCAGTAACCTCCAAGGCTACCGCCATTGCATTCCTGGTAATCCTGGTCTTTGGCCCCTTGGCTCCTGTACAGCAGCAGATCGCACCGCTTATTGCAATCCTTGCAGGCGTAACCTTGTTCGTCGGTAACTTGGGAGCATTGAAGCAGAGCAGACTCCGCCGATTCATGGCCTACAGTTCCATCGCCCAGGCAGGCTATATCATGGTAGCCCTTCTTGGTCCTGTGGGAATGTCCAAGACCGCCATCATCTACTACCTGTTTATTTACACCCTGGCAAACTACCTCGCCTTCTTCGTGTTTGGCATTATTGGTCACCATCGTGAAGAATCCTTTGATTCCTTGAAGGGTCTTTCCAAGCAGAGCGTCAGCCTTGCAACCGCATTGGCCGTAGCCATGTTCAGCTTGGCAGGCATTCCTCCCCTTGCAGGTTTCTTCGGCAAGTTCCACCTGTTCTTCAGCGGCGCTTCCACCGGCCACTACGGCCTTGTGGTATTTGCCGTCTTGAACAACGTTCTTGCCCTGTACTACTACTTGCAAGTGATCAAGAGCGCCTGG
- the nuoK gene encoding NADH-quinone oxidoreductase subunit NuoK gives MTLMNCLILSFILFGVGLWGLMRRRHLVGMLISMEIMLNAANMNFISFAYFSAKDSTAGAVFGIFVIAVTACEMAVALAIIVSMYRRRKSLDVEQLRDLHD, from the coding sequence TATTCTCTCGTTCATTCTCTTTGGCGTTGGCCTTTGGGGCCTTATGCGTCGCCGCCATCTGGTTGGCATGCTGATTTCCATGGAAATCATGCTGAACGCAGCCAACATGAACTTTATCTCATTCGCCTACTTTAGCGCAAAGGACTCTACTGCAGGCGCTGTCTTTGGTATTTTCGTCATCGCAGTGACTGCATGCGAAATGGCAGTGGCCTTGGCCATTATCGTCAGCATGTATCGCCGTCGCAAGAGTCTTGACGTGGAACAGTTGAGGGATCTCCATGATTAA